One Kitasatospora sp. MAP12-44 DNA segment encodes these proteins:
- a CDS encoding TetR/AcrR family transcriptional regulator, producing the protein MSRHQDTAQLLLDAALSLFAERTYEGTQMPAVAARAGVGVGSIYRYFPSKEALGNAAFRDAKSDLVRCLTERTAQFAASTRASTREEYGQIWLAFTDFAGRRPDAFAFLEHQQHDTFLDAESRRLAAEIDLFAADFIQRGQRAGAIRPGEPDLLVAMAFGAFAGLLKSIKPATITDLPAADLAQAEAAVWSLLHGKDAP; encoded by the coding sequence GTGAGTCGACACCAGGACACCGCCCAGCTCCTCCTCGATGCCGCGCTCTCGCTGTTCGCCGAACGCACCTACGAGGGCACCCAGATGCCCGCCGTGGCGGCGCGCGCGGGGGTGGGCGTGGGCAGCATCTACCGCTACTTCCCCAGCAAGGAGGCGCTCGGCAACGCCGCCTTCCGGGACGCCAAGAGCGACCTGGTCCGCTGCCTCACCGAGCGGACGGCGCAGTTCGCTGCCTCGACCCGCGCCTCGACCCGCGAGGAGTACGGGCAGATCTGGTTGGCGTTCACCGACTTCGCCGGCCGGCGCCCGGACGCGTTCGCGTTCCTGGAGCACCAGCAGCACGACACCTTCCTCGACGCCGAGAGCCGCCGACTCGCCGCCGAGATCGACCTCTTCGCCGCGGACTTCATCCAGCGCGGCCAGCGTGCCGGCGCGATCCGCCCCGGCGAGCCGGACCTCCTGGTGGCGATGGCCTTCGGTGCCTTCGCCGGCCTGCTCAAATCCATCAAACCCGCCACCATCACCGACCTGCCGGCCGCGGACCTCGCCCAGGCCGAGGCCGCCGTCTGGTCCCTCCTGCATGGAAAGGACGCGCCTTGA
- a CDS encoding GntR family transcriptional regulator: MAGTGSTFSRIADHYRQAILAGELEAGTRLPTQREMCQRWNVASATVGRALQALQVEGYVRTSPRGTFVADEAAVTGSGRDRLLQVQRIQSSLMGGETCTVTVAELGVPPLYVQDLFNLDPGDQLVRREFVTGKGRQRTMYQGVYYPAEFAAMVPDLLSKAAGKNAGILGKVLVVSGRTITHARDDMHGRAANAREASALGIAVGSPILAGVHRWSDEDGIIEYGEWCIPTRFTIGYEYNPQRP, translated from the coding sequence ATGGCAGGTACAGGCTCAACCTTTTCCCGGATCGCCGACCACTACCGTCAGGCGATACTTGCCGGCGAGCTGGAGGCCGGGACGCGGCTCCCGACGCAGCGGGAAATGTGCCAGCGTTGGAACGTGGCCAGCGCCACCGTGGGCCGCGCCCTTCAGGCCCTTCAGGTCGAAGGCTATGTACGAACGTCGCCTCGCGGCACCTTCGTTGCTGATGAGGCCGCAGTGACCGGCTCGGGACGTGACCGGCTGCTCCAGGTCCAGCGCATCCAATCCAGCCTGATGGGCGGGGAGACCTGCACGGTCACCGTGGCTGAGCTGGGGGTACCTCCGCTTTACGTGCAAGATCTCTTCAACCTTGACCCGGGCGACCAGCTGGTGAGGCGGGAGTTCGTCACGGGCAAGGGCCGCCAACGCACCATGTACCAAGGGGTCTACTATCCGGCAGAGTTTGCTGCCATGGTGCCGGACCTGCTGAGCAAGGCCGCCGGGAAGAACGCGGGAATCCTCGGCAAAGTACTGGTAGTCAGCGGGCGCACCATCACGCATGCCAGGGATGACATGCACGGGCGGGCGGCGAACGCCCGGGAGGCATCCGCGCTCGGGATCGCGGTGGGCTCCCCGATCCTGGCCGGTGTGCACCGCTGGTCGGATGAGGACGGGATCATCGAGTACGGAGAGTGGTGCATCCCCACCAGGTTCACCATCGGCTACGAGTACAACCCGCAGCGTCCGTAG
- a CDS encoding zf-HC2 domain-containing protein, translated as MTGPRGQLPPQDPHLDVGAYLLGVLDEEDRAAFEAHLAHCPQCAAELAELGELKPLLAELAGSGTADPLPAPGPRLLEGLLGEVRAVRRRRRSRRLALVAAAAVLVVGGPGVTAAVLDAGSHPAVQAGMLHSATATTAAGAVSATVGVTDKAWGSAVTLRLDGVSGPRECDLVAVSTSGQRQTVTSWYIGPTGYGSGPAQELRTAGGAGFHAADISHFDVQDLATGRVLVSIPTG; from the coding sequence GTGACTGGGCCCCGGGGCCAACTGCCCCCGCAGGATCCGCACCTGGACGTGGGTGCCTACCTGCTCGGCGTACTCGACGAGGAGGACAGGGCGGCCTTCGAGGCCCATCTGGCGCACTGCCCGCAGTGCGCCGCCGAGTTGGCCGAGCTCGGCGAACTGAAGCCACTGCTGGCCGAGTTGGCGGGCAGCGGTACGGCGGACCCGCTGCCAGCGCCCGGCCCGCGGCTGCTGGAGGGCCTGCTCGGCGAGGTGCGCGCGGTACGCCGCCGGCGCCGCAGTCGGCGGCTGGCGCTGGTGGCCGCCGCGGCGGTGCTGGTGGTCGGGGGCCCGGGGGTCACTGCGGCGGTGCTGGACGCGGGCTCGCACCCCGCCGTACAGGCGGGCATGCTGCACAGCGCCACCGCCACCACGGCCGCCGGCGCTGTCAGCGCGACCGTCGGAGTGACCGACAAGGCCTGGGGCAGCGCCGTCACCCTCAGGCTGGACGGGGTGAGCGGACCGCGCGAGTGCGACCTGGTGGCGGTCTCGACCAGTGGTCAGCGCCAGACCGTCACCAGCTGGTACATCGGCCCGACCGGCTACGGGTCCGGGCCCGCCCAGGAGTTGCGGACCGCCGGCGGCGCGGGCTTCCACGCCGCCGACATCAGCCACTTCGACGTCCAGGACCTGGCCACCGGCCGGGTGCTGGTGAGCATCCCGACGGGTTGA
- the tnpA gene encoding IS200/IS605 family transposase, which translates to MSPRWEPDPDIRRGNHVVYHLHAHLVFVTKYRREVFNDEMLTRCEAIMRDVCESFGAELREFNGEGDHVHLLVHYPPKVALSKLVNSLKGVSSRYLRAEYTGRINRIGTGSVFWAPSYFAGSCGGAPLSIVKEYIENQKQPA; encoded by the coding sequence ATGTCACCACGCTGGGAACCAGATCCTGATATCCGCCGGGGAAACCATGTCGTCTATCACCTGCACGCACACTTGGTGTTCGTCACCAAGTACCGGCGTGAGGTCTTCAACGACGAGATGCTGACGCGCTGCGAGGCGATCATGCGGGACGTATGCGAGAGCTTCGGTGCGGAGCTGCGGGAATTCAACGGCGAGGGCGATCACGTCCACCTGCTGGTGCACTACCCGCCGAAGGTCGCCCTGTCCAAGCTGGTCAACAGCCTCAAGGGCGTCAGCTCCCGCTACCTGCGGGCCGAGTACACCGGACGGATCAACCGCATCGGGACGGGCTCGGTGTTCTGGGCACCCTCGTACTTCGCGGGGTCCTGCGGCGGCGCACCGCTAAGCATCGTGAAGGAGTACATCGAGAACCAGAAGCAGCCGGCCTGA
- a CDS encoding transposase yields the protein MRPTARQVQALAAMLVDHCSLYNGALEERRDAYRHASKTTVKYGQQSAQLKDIRAFDPQRQGRWSFSSQQATLRRLDKAFAAFFRRVKSGEKPGYPRFRGVNWFDTVDFPRDGDGCRWDSMPGHPPRVRFQGVGHVKVNQHRQVVGRVKTVSVKREGKRWCVVLTAEQSKPEPLEPTGSVVGIDLGIANFLADSNGGFVSNPRFGRENAEALAQAQRHLATFPRACRDKRSKKHRRAVEKVADLHGKVRRQRLDHAHKTALTLVRRHDLIAHEKLSISNMVRTPKPKPDPARPGGFLPNGAASKAGLNKSITDAGWGVFLAILTSKAASAGRTIIAVDPRNTSRTCPQPACGHVSGENRTTQAKFHCVRCGHTDHADTVGAINVLRAGLVHCDANPA from the coding sequence ATGCGACCCACCGCCCGTCAGGTCCAGGCCCTCGCCGCGATGCTGGTCGACCACTGCTCGCTCTACAACGGGGCCTTGGAGGAACGGCGCGACGCCTACCGTCACGCCTCGAAAACGACGGTCAAGTACGGCCAGCAGTCGGCGCAGCTCAAAGACATTCGGGCGTTCGACCCGCAGCGCCAGGGCCGGTGGTCGTTCTCCAGCCAGCAGGCGACGCTTCGGCGTCTGGACAAGGCGTTCGCCGCGTTCTTCCGTCGGGTCAAGTCCGGCGAGAAACCCGGATACCCGCGCTTCCGGGGCGTGAACTGGTTCGACACGGTGGACTTCCCCAGGGACGGGGACGGCTGCCGGTGGGACTCGATGCCCGGTCACCCTCCCAGGGTCCGGTTCCAAGGTGTCGGGCACGTCAAGGTCAACCAGCACCGTCAGGTGGTCGGCAGGGTCAAGACCGTCTCGGTGAAGCGCGAGGGCAAGCGCTGGTGCGTGGTGCTGACCGCCGAGCAGTCCAAGCCCGAACCGTTGGAACCCACCGGTTCGGTGGTCGGGATCGACCTGGGCATCGCCAATTTCCTCGCCGACTCCAACGGTGGCTTCGTTTCCAACCCGCGCTTCGGCCGGGAGAACGCCGAGGCCCTCGCGCAGGCTCAGCGGCACCTGGCCACCTTCCCCCGTGCTTGCCGGGACAAGCGCTCCAAGAAGCACCGCCGGGCCGTCGAGAAGGTCGCCGACCTGCACGGCAAGGTCCGCCGCCAACGGCTCGACCACGCGCACAAGACCGCCCTCACCCTGGTGCGCCGGCACGATCTGATCGCGCACGAGAAGCTGAGCATCAGCAACATGGTGCGGACGCCGAAGCCGAAGCCGGACCCCGCGCGGCCGGGCGGCTTCCTGCCCAATGGTGCCGCCTCGAAGGCCGGGCTGAACAAGTCGATCACAGATGCGGGTTGGGGGGTGTTCCTCGCGATCCTCACCAGCAAGGCTGCAAGCGCCGGCCGGACGATTATCGCGGTGGACCCCCGCAACACCTCCCGGACGTGCCCACAACCCGCGTGTGGCCACGTCTCCGGGGAGAACCGAACCACTCAGGCAAAGTTCCACTGCGTACGGTGTGGCCACACGGACCACGCGGACACGGTGGGTGCCATCAACGTTCTACGGGCCGGGCTGGTCCACTGCGACGCCAACCCGGCGTAA
- a CDS encoding TIGR03621 family F420-dependent LLM class oxidoreductase — MARPFRFGVTLLTPAASGPWREKCRTAEALGYDVITVPDHLGMPAPFPALVAAAEATERPRLGTFVLDAGFWNPTLLAREVATTDQLTGGRLELGLGAGYVKAEHDAAGLPFGTPGERVTHLQRTIEELDRLYGSDDFAPQPLQRPRPPLLIGGNGDRILKLTARHAEIAAFSGGRADPDGKPITLTAAQLEERVAAYQRFAADRAEPAELNVLIYLVAVTNDRRAALRPSLPNIPNLTEDEALDLPTILIGTVRQMADQLRAQRERYGFTYITVLEPAMHAFAPVIEQLRGE; from the coding sequence ATGGCCCGCCCGTTCCGTTTCGGCGTCACCCTGCTCACCCCGGCGGCGAGCGGCCCGTGGCGCGAGAAGTGCCGCACAGCGGAGGCGCTCGGCTACGACGTGATCACGGTCCCCGACCACCTGGGCATGCCCGCGCCGTTCCCCGCCCTGGTCGCCGCGGCCGAGGCCACCGAGCGACCCCGGCTCGGCACGTTCGTGCTCGACGCCGGCTTCTGGAATCCGACGCTGCTCGCCCGCGAGGTCGCCACCACGGACCAGCTCACCGGCGGCCGCCTTGAGTTGGGGCTCGGCGCCGGCTACGTAAAGGCGGAGCACGATGCGGCCGGCCTGCCCTTCGGCACACCCGGCGAGCGCGTGACCCATCTTCAGCGCACGATCGAGGAGTTGGACCGTCTGTACGGCTCGGACGACTTCGCGCCGCAGCCGCTGCAGCGGCCTCGCCCGCCGCTCCTGATCGGCGGCAACGGAGACCGCATCCTGAAACTGACCGCCCGGCACGCCGAGATCGCCGCGTTCAGCGGGGGCCGCGCGGACCCGGACGGCAAACCGATCACGCTCACAGCCGCGCAGCTGGAGGAACGCGTCGCCGCGTACCAGCGCTTCGCCGCCGACCGCGCCGAGCCGGCCGAGCTGAACGTCCTGATCTACCTGGTCGCGGTCACCAACGACCGCCGCGCCGCCCTGCGGCCATCCCTCCCCAATATCCCGAACCTCACCGAGGACGAGGCCCTCGACCTGCCGACCATCCTCATCGGCACCGTCCGGCAGATGGCCGACCAGCTGCGCGCTCAACGGGAGCGGTACGGCTTCACGTACATCACCGTCCTGGAACCCGCCATGCACGCCTTCGCCCCGGTCATCGAGCAGCTGCGCGGCGAATGA
- a CDS encoding SDR family NAD(P)-dependent oxidoreductase, protein MSATNADPKSRPALITGCSSGLGRQTALALHRQGHTVYATARRPEAIADLAAQGLHTLALDVTDEESMAAAVRHVEQQHGSVGLLINNAAYGLHQPVELAEPAEIRAQFDTNVFGLVRMTQLVLPGMRAARSGRIVNISSMAGKFSPPGGAFYHASKHAVEAISDSLRLEVAPFGVKIVVVQPGPTITEFGGTAVDTMGAEPAADDPYGSFRAELAAMYGQKTFTRRNGAVTAETATRVIVRAATTRNPRARYAIGGFSRAVMTARRLLPDVAFDAMMRTAFPLPKP, encoded by the coding sequence TTGAGCGCAACGAACGCCGACCCGAAGAGCCGCCCCGCCCTGATCACCGGCTGCTCCTCCGGCCTCGGCCGGCAGACCGCGCTCGCCCTGCACCGCCAGGGCCACACGGTGTACGCCACCGCGCGCCGACCCGAGGCGATCGCCGACCTGGCCGCCCAGGGCCTGCACACCCTCGCCCTGGACGTCACGGACGAGGAGTCGATGGCCGCCGCCGTGCGGCACGTCGAGCAGCAGCACGGATCGGTCGGCCTGCTGATCAACAACGCGGCGTACGGACTGCACCAGCCCGTGGAGCTGGCCGAACCGGCCGAGATCCGCGCGCAGTTCGACACCAACGTCTTCGGCCTGGTCCGGATGACCCAGCTGGTGCTGCCCGGCATGCGGGCCGCGCGCAGCGGCCGGATCGTCAACATCTCCTCGATGGCCGGCAAGTTCTCGCCGCCCGGCGGCGCCTTCTACCACGCCAGCAAGCACGCGGTGGAGGCGATCAGCGACTCGCTGCGGTTGGAGGTCGCGCCCTTCGGCGTCAAGATCGTGGTGGTCCAACCCGGGCCCACCATCACGGAGTTCGGCGGCACAGCGGTGGACACCATGGGCGCCGAGCCGGCGGCCGACGACCCGTACGGGAGCTTCCGCGCCGAACTGGCGGCCATGTACGGCCAGAAGACCTTCACCCGTCGCAACGGCGCGGTGACGGCCGAGACCGCCACCCGCGTCATCGTCCGCGCCGCCACCACCCGCAACCCGCGCGCCCGCTACGCCATCGGCGGCTTCTCACGCGCCGTGATGACCGCCCGCCGCCTGCTCCCCGATGTCGCCTTCGACGCGATGATGCGCACCGCCTTCCCGCTCCCGAAGCCCTGA
- a CDS encoding N-acetyltransferase produces the protein MNPETPAAALLIRAESPDDQGEVRRVHALAFGGGERVPRLVEALRAAEAALPPLSFVAVLDGRVVGHVMLSACRLDALPRLVDVYSLSPLGVLPEHQGIGIGSRLIEHAVAAADRQGVPLVFLEGSPRYYRKRGFLPAEESGFRPPTLRYPPGAFQVVRLSAYEDWMTGTFVYSETFWALDCVCLRGARLTAAKASGATE, from the coding sequence ATGAACCCAGAGACCCCAGCAGCCGCACTGCTGATCCGTGCGGAGAGCCCCGACGACCAGGGTGAGGTCCGCAGGGTCCATGCCCTGGCCTTCGGGGGCGGTGAGCGGGTGCCGAGGTTGGTGGAGGCGCTGCGGGCGGCCGAGGCGGCGCTGCCTCCGTTGTCGTTTGTCGCCGTCCTCGACGGGCGGGTGGTCGGGCACGTGATGCTGAGTGCGTGCCGGTTGGATGCGCTGCCCCGGCTGGTGGACGTCTACTCGTTGTCGCCGCTGGGTGTGCTGCCGGAGCATCAGGGCATCGGTATCGGGAGCAGGTTGATCGAGCATGCGGTCGCCGCAGCCGATCGGCAGGGCGTCCCGCTGGTCTTTCTGGAGGGCTCGCCGCGCTACTACCGCAAGCGCGGCTTCCTCCCGGCGGAGGAGTCGGGTTTCCGGCCCCCGACGCTGCGGTACCCGCCGGGTGCGTTCCAGGTGGTCAGGCTGTCGGCTTACGAGGACTGGATGACCGGCACCTTCGTGTACTCGGAGACGTTCTGGGCGCTGGATTGCGTCTGCCTGCGCGGTGCGCGGCTGACTGCGGCAAAAGCGTCGGGGGCGACCGAGTGA
- a CDS encoding sigma-70 family RNA polymerase sigma factor produces the protein MTDDSRAGRPADADEELMRALYHEHAGPLLGFVLHLVGGDRQRAEDVVQETLVRAWRHADRLEVEAGSVRPWLVTVARRIVIDNHRRGAARPQETDAAPLELLPAADDLDRALRMMMITDALGALSQAHREVIVETYLKGRTVGEVAAELGIPAGTVKSRIFYALRSLKLALEERGVTS, from the coding sequence GTGACCGATGACTCCCGGGCCGGCCGCCCAGCCGACGCGGACGAGGAGCTGATGCGGGCGCTCTACCACGAGCACGCCGGGCCGCTCCTCGGGTTCGTGCTGCACCTGGTGGGCGGCGACCGCCAGCGCGCGGAGGACGTGGTGCAGGAGACCCTGGTCCGGGCCTGGCGGCACGCCGACCGGCTCGAGGTGGAGGCAGGCTCGGTGCGGCCCTGGCTGGTCACGGTGGCCCGCCGGATCGTCATCGACAACCACCGGCGCGGCGCGGCCCGCCCGCAGGAGACCGACGCGGCGCCGCTGGAACTGCTCCCGGCCGCGGACGACCTGGACCGGGCGCTGCGGATGATGATGATCACCGACGCGCTGGGCGCGCTCAGCCAGGCGCACCGGGAGGTCATCGTGGAGACGTATCTGAAGGGCCGGACGGTCGGGGAGGTGGCCGCCGAGCTGGGCATCCCGGCCGGTACGGTGAAGTCACGGATCTTCTACGCGCTGCGCTCGCTGAAGCTCGCGCTTGAGGAACGAGGAGTGACGTCGTGA